CAGTTTTGTTATTGCATATCTACAGGAATACGGAGAGAATTAGGATAACTACGCGGCGCGGGGAAGATTCTTAACAATTCATACAACGGGGTCCTGGCGGTCAGGCAGAGGTGGAGGTGGTGCAATAGGGGTGCACCCGGTCAAACCGTGTCGGTCCGGATGGTTGGGGGCTGTAAGAACTTAGGAGGTATCATGAGTGGAATCTTCGGGTTTATCGGCAGGGGCAATGCGTTTGTCGAAGTGAGGTCCGGCCTCGAGAATCTCTCCCACAGGGGACAAGAAAGTTGGGGTATTGTTTCAGGTCTGAGGGACGGTTCTTTCTCGGAGGCGCGGGGGTTGGGATCAGTTTTCCAGTCTCCCCCCTTAAGTCGATCCTATTTTGGATCGGTGGCAATTGGCCAGGTCCGCTATCCCACTGCGGGAGAAACAAACGTGAGAAATAGCCAGCCCATAGTCGGAAGCTTCAAGAAGGAAAAGATCGCTGTCGTCCATAATGGTCATATTCCCGGGTACAAACGGTTGGTGGAGGAACTCGGCGGTCTCTTCCAGACAGAGACGGATACCGAGGTGATCCTGCAAAAGATTGCCCGAATGGAAGGCGCGGACTTGCTTGAAAAAGTCGAGAAGACGCTGAGATTTCTGGGCCGGCAGGCGGCCTTCAGCGTCATAATTCTCCATAACGGGAGCCTGATCGCCGCCCGGGACCCCTTCGGGTTTAGACCTCTTTCCATCGCCAGAAGAGGTGAGGATGGCGATTATGCGTGGGCAATAGCCTCTGAAACATGCGCTTTTCACGGTCAGTTTGAGTGGATAGGTGATGTCGAACCAGGTCAAATGGTGGTTCTCGATGGAAAGGACATAAGACACATTTCCTTTGCGTCCCCCGATCCTCACCCCTGCATCGTTGAATGTCTTGATTACGCCTCTCCGGCCAGCCAGGTTTTTTCGAGAAGCTGTTATGAGTTCAGGGAGAAGATCGGCGTAAAGCTGGCAAAAACAGAGGCTGAAAAAGCTGACATTGTTGTTCCCATTCCGCGAGCTGCCATTCCTGCCGGCCTGGGTTTTCATGACACCACGGGAATCCCCTTTAAGGTGGCCATAAGCACCGTGGGCGAGATCGGCAGAGTATTTGTGATCTCCAAAGAAAAAGACAGGTTCGGCCAGGCTGAAAAAAAGTTTCAGGTCAATGGGGAACTGGTGAAAGGGAAAGAAGTATTTCTGATCGATTCCCTTTTAGTCCGGGGTTCAACGGCCATGGTCTTGATCCCGAAATTGCGTGAGGCGGGGGCAACGAAGATTCATATGCGTTTGACAGCACCGCCCCCACGCTTTCCCTGTCTAATGGGAATGGCAATGGCCAAGCCCGGGGAGTTATTGGCCGAAAACCGGACTGACGAGCAACTGAGAAAATTGATAGGCGCAGACACTTTCAGATATCTGAAGACCGAAGAACTGAGAGAGCTGATGGGTACACAATTCTGCGATGCCTGCTTTACCGGAGAATACCCTTTTTCGGTTTGAAAGAGTCCGGTCTTGCGTTGACCATTTTGGCCGACCGGGAGGCCTGGGGATGGGGGCCTCCTTCCAGACCGGCTTGAAAATACCCCCTTTCAATGGTATCGTATGGCGCCGAAAGGACATCCATGCGATTCATTGCCGACCTTCATATTCATTCCCACTATTCCATAGCCACAAGCCCGGACATGGCCCCGGAAACGCTCTGGAGGTGGGCTCAGCTCAAGGGGGTGACCGTCATCGGCACGGGGGATGCCGCGCATCCTGGGTGGTTCAAGGAGATGTCGCGCAAACTCGACCATGCCGGCAATGGTCTTTTTGTGCTGCGCGAAGAATTTGAGGACAACACAATACCCCGGTCCTGTGCATCAGAGGTGTTCTTCCTTATCAGCACCGAGATAAGCTGCATCTACAGTAAGAACGGCAGGACCCGGAAGGTCCACTGCATTGTCCTCTTCAATGACATGGAGAGCGCCCTGCGCCTCCAGGGAAGGCTCTCCAGGATTGGGAACATCTCGTCCGACGGGAGACCCATCCTTGGCCTCGACGCAAAGAGGCTCCTTGCGATGGTCATTGACGAGTGCCCCGGGGGTCTCTTCATACCGGCCCACGTCTGGACACCCCATTTCTCCGTCCTCGGTGCCGCTTCGGGTTTCAATTCCCTGGAGGAATGCTTCGAGGAGCTTACCCCCCATATCCACGCCGTCGAAACGGGCCTTTCCTCCGATCCTCCGATGAACTGGCGCGTCTCGGCCCTCGACGGGCTCACCCTCATATCCAACTCCGATGCCCATTCCCCGCAGAAGATCGGAAGAGAGGCAAATATCTTCGACGCCGATCTTTCCTTCGATGCCATAGCCCGGGCCATCAGGACCAGGGAAGGCTTCGAGGGAACCATCGAGTTCTTTCCCGAGGAAGGCAAATACCATTACGACGGCCACCGCCCCTGCAAGACGAGAATGGCGCCGAAAGAGGCCCTCGAGGCGGGTTATCGCTGCCCGGCCTGCGGTAAGAAGGTGACCCTCGGCGTCCTTAACCGCGTTGAGGCCCTGGCCGACAGACGGCCCGGTTTCACACCCGCCGGCGCGAAGCTGTTCCATTCCTTTATCTCCCTGAAAGAGATCATCGCCCACACGCTGAAGGCGGGTGTCCGGACAAAGAAGGTGGATAAGCCCTACTTCGACCTTCTCGAGAAGCTCGGCAACGAACTGGCCATACTCATGAACGCCACCTTCAATGAGATAGCAGGCGCGGGGCATCCCGCTATCGCCCGGGCCATCGAACGGGTACGTGCCGGCAGCGTGGAGATCGAACCCGGCTACGATGGCGAATACGGCAAGATCACGATAGCGGAGGCTTGAAACCAGGCGCGGGGTGGGTCTTTCCCTTTTATTAACGCCATGTTTTTCTTTTCCCGGGAATGTCTGTCATGTTATGGTAACAATGCTGTCAGGTGCAGGAATGATGTCACCATCCGCTTCAAATGTCATGCGAACGCGTGATGGTGTTTGTTGGGGTTAATGTGAAAAACAGGATTCCCGGAACAGGGAAAGTCTTCTACGGTTGGATCATAGTCTTTGCCGCCGCGTTGGGAACATGTACCGGATTCGGCACCATCTATTCCTTCAGTGTCTTCTTCAAATCATGGATAGATGAGTTCGAAAGCTCGCGAGCGGTTCTGTCGGGCATTCTCTCCGTGGCCTTCATTGTATACGGCCTCTCCTCCATAGCCATGGGATGGCTCTCGGACAGGTACGGACCCCGAAAGGTGATCGCCACCGGGGGTTCCATCATGGCTGTCGGCTGTTTTCTTACGGCCTTTTGCCATCACACGGGAATCCTCTACCTGACGTGGGGCCTTGCGGTGGGGATCGGGGTCGGCACCTGCTACGCCCCTACGGCTGCCACCGTTTCAAAGTGGTTCATTCACCGCAAGGGGATGGCAATGGGAATTCTCGTTTCCGGCCTGGGAATGGGCACGCTCGTCTTTTCGCCCCTGTCGGAGTATCTCATCCGGTCGTTCGGCTGGCGGGTCGCCATCTTTGTCGTAGGGTTGATCGTATTGACCGTTTGTATCATCGAGGCCCTGATCATCCGGGGAGATCCCCGGGACATGGGGCTCGCGCCCCTTACCGCTGTGCACAAGAATGGCGAGAAGGGGGACCCTCACGGCGGCGCGCATCACCTCACCATGCCGGAACATTCAATGACGGTCGCCGAGGCCCTCAGAACGAGGAACATGTGGTTCATCTTCGCCATACATGGCCTGTGGATGATCGGGGTCGGGATCATCATGGCCCATTTCGTGCCTTACGCCACCGATGAGGGGACAAACGTGACCACGGCGGCGACCATGATGGGATCGGTGGGTGCAATGAGTGTTGCGGGCAGGCTCTCCCTCGGGGTTCTCACGGAGCGCTGGGGAATAAAACGCTCCTTTATCATAATCCTCTCATGCCAGTGCTTCACCATGCTCCTCCCTTTCTTCGGCAGCTCCCAGTGGCAGCTTTGGATGTTCGTTGTCGTCTTCGGTTTCGGTTACGGCGGCCTCGCTTCCGTCTTCCCCCTGGCCACCGTCGAGCTCTTCGGCGTGAAGGCGATGGGCTCCCTCTTCGGCATCTCGCTGCTCGGCGCCACGATAGGCGGCTCATCCGGACCGCTCCTCGCCGGCTTTTCCTTTGACATAACCCACTCCTACTTCACCGCCTTCGCAGTCGGGGCAACTTCCATAGGTATAAGCATCCTGCTGGCGGCAGGGATCAAAAAGAAAGCTTAATGGATGCCTTTTTTCTCGGACTTTCGAACGGCGTCGCCTGCATCGGCTACTGCGCCCCCGTCCTGGTCCCCTATCTCATCGGAGAACGTTCCGGCATCATTGCAAATGCAAGCATCGTAGCTCGTTTCCTCCTGGGGCGCCTGGCGGGTTACCTCGCCTTTTCCATCATTGCCTTCGCATTCCAGGCCTCTCTTTCAGGCTCCCCTTCCGCACGCAATGGCCTCGTTGGATCTTCCTATATCATACTCTCCGTTCTCCTTGTGCTCTACGGGTTCCGGCAGAGGCCGGACTCGACGCTCTGTGCGGCCCGGCGTTCAGATCGGCTTCTGTCCCGTGCGGTCCGGCTGTGGCCGCCCCTCGCTCCGGCGGTCCTCGGCCTTCTGACGGGGCTTACCCTCTGTCCGCCCTTTTTGATCGCTTTTGCGGCTGCCGTCGATAAGACAAGCCTTATGGGCAGTGTCGTCTTCTTCATGCTCTTCTTTTGCGGCACATCTGTCTTTTTTCTCCCTTTTCCGCTCATCGGTTCCTTGAAGCGGCTCGGCATTCTGTCAACCGTCGGGAAGCTTGCCGCCGGGATCGTCGGCATCTATTATTTTTATGCTGGCCTCGTTCTCCTTCTTGGTGCTATAAGATAGTCGAAGACCATGCCGAACCGTGCCGCCGCCCCCAACGAACACAGCGAATCAATGACAAATCTGAGGGCCGCTCTTACCGCCCTGCCCATGATGTTCGTAACCTTTATCATACTCTCCGGCGGAAAGGTTCCTCATGACGCGCGGCATCTTTTCGCCTTTTTCGCAGTCTTCGTCTTTATCAACACCCTTTTCTTCCTCATGCTCAGAACAGGCCGCACGGACCGATGGCGGGCGATCCTTTTTGTGGTCTTCGCGGCCGCCTTTGTCATCTCCTTCATTTCCCATTACGTAGAGGTACGGGGAAGCATGGCCTTGAGCGAATCGGAAATGCTGGAATGCAGGACCCCCTTCTGCCATATCGTCATCCCCATGACGATCATTCCCATGGCACTGACGAGAACCATCATCTTCCCGGGGACCATGACCGGGGTCTACGCGGCGATCGCCAGCATGTTCATCATCTGGATCGGGGCGGCGCTTTCCCTGGGCAGGGGTTTTTGCGGGTGGGGATGTTTTCTGGGCGGATGGGACGACGGTTTTTCGCGGATCCTGAAAAAGCCTCTCATCAGGAACATCGGGGAAAAGTGGCATTACCTATCCTTCGCCGTCCTTCTCGCCGTCGTCCTCACGTCGGCGGCCATGCTTTCGCCAACATACTGCGAGTGGCTTTGCCCCTACAAGACCGTCACTGAATATGTGCAGGTCACATCGGTCAAGACGCTCCTCCAGATGATCATATTCCTCTCGCTTTTTGCGGGCCTTGTCGTAATACTACCCGTTCTCACGAAGAGGCGGATCCAGTGCGGGCTTTTCTGCCCCTTCGGAGCCTTCCAGTCTTTCACGAACAAGATAAGCCCCTTTGAGGTGCGCGTGGACAAGGACCTCTGCGTGAANNNNNNNNNNNNNNNNNNNNNNNNNNNNNNNNNNNNNNNNNNNNNNNNNNNNNNNNNNNNNNNNNNNNNNNNNNNNNNNNNNNNNNNNNNNNNNNNNNNNTCATCGAAAGAGACGGCATGATACTCATCGCGCGGAGAAAACGCGCCTTCATGGGAAACAACTGGGAATTCCCGGGGGGCAAACTGGAAGACAACGAAACCCTGGAAGAGTGCCTGAAACGGGAGATCCGGGAAGAGCTTGGCATCGACATTGCCGTGGGAAAGCTCATCTCCTCCAGGAAACATGTCCTCAACTGCCAGTCGGCCATCATCCTTTACGCCTACCGCGCGGAGTATGTCTCCGGCGAGATCGTCCTTACCGACCACGACGAGATCGCCTGGGTCGCCCCCGAAGACCTCCAGAGATACGCCTTCCCCGACCCGGACTGGCTGATCGTGAAGGATATATTGAAGACACCTTAAAACGTCTTTACCGCTACCGACCGTTCCCTGTCGAAGAAGTAATGGAAAAGAATTCTTCTCACCCGTTGCCCGTCTCCAGCAGTGACAAAAAATACTCCCTTATCGCCGGTGTTGTCGTCGAGAAGTCGAAGCGGTCTACGAAGGCGTCCATTTCGAAACCCTTGCCCTCGCGGAAGACGGCGTTCATCCGGGCATAGACGTCGCCCGCTGCGTCCTCTACCCAGGCCGTAGCAAGGACGTCTCTTTCCTCGATTGTTAACATCTGCGCCTTTGCACGGTAGGGGGTGCTGCACATGATGGGCTTGAAGAACTCCATTTCCGCCTTTCTCGTCATGGCGACGATCCTGGTCTTCATGACGATCGCATACCAGATGATGACATCGAGGATCCCGAAGATCATGCCGCCGTGGAGTACCTCGGCATAACCTTCGAAACGGTTGTCGATAGACAGGTCAGAGTAAACGATGCCGTCTTCGTGGTATATCTCGAGCTGGAGCCCGTCTTCCCTGTCGGGGCTTAAGAAGAAGGATTTTTTGTATGCCGGAAGTCTGCCGTTCATGATGTCACCTCGGAAGATGTGGCCCCTTTGTTCTTGCGCGCGTCGGCAGCGGGATTCCGGGCCTTATCGAGATAGCCCATGCCGAGCTGCCCGCATGCCCCGCCGACGTCCTGCCCGCGCGAATCGCGGATAATGGTCGTAAAATAACGGTCGATGAGATACTGGTGGAACCTGTCCACCCTTTCCCTTTCCGGTCTTTCGAATTCAGTATACGACGATGGGTTGTAGGGTATAAGGTTGATCTTGCACTTGATATCCTTCAAGAGCTCCGAGAGCTTCCTCGCATCATCGAGAGAATCGTTGACGCCCTTGATGAGGATGTACTCAAAGGTGATCCTCGTGCGCTTCGTCCCCTTGAAACCCCTCACGAAATCCATGATCTTG
The sequence above is a segment of the Syntrophorhabdaceae bacterium genome. Coding sequences within it:
- a CDS encoding amidophosphoribosyltransferase; translated protein: MSGIFGFIGRGNAFVEVRSGLENLSHRGQESWGIVSGLRDGSFSEARGLGSVFQSPPLSRSYFGSVAIGQVRYPTAGETNVRNSQPIVGSFKKEKIAVVHNGHIPGYKRLVEELGGLFQTETDTEVILQKIARMEGADLLEKVEKTLRFLGRQAAFSVIILHNGSLIAARDPFGFRPLSIARRGEDGDYAWAIASETCAFHGQFEWIGDVEPGQMVVLDGKDIRHISFASPDPHPCIVECLDYASPASQVFSRSCYEFREKIGVKLAKTEAEKADIVVPIPRAAIPAGLGFHDTTGIPFKVAISTVGEIGRVFVISKEKDRFGQAEKKFQVNGELVKGKEVFLIDSLLVRGSTAMVLIPKLREAGATKIHMRLTAPPPRFPCLMGMAMAKPGELLAENRTDEQLRKLIGADTFRYLKTEELRELMGTQFCDACFTGEYPFSV
- a CDS encoding endonuclease Q family protein produces the protein MRFIADLHIHSHYSIATSPDMAPETLWRWAQLKGVTVIGTGDAAHPGWFKEMSRKLDHAGNGLFVLREEFEDNTIPRSCASEVFFLISTEISCIYSKNGRTRKVHCIVLFNDMESALRLQGRLSRIGNISSDGRPILGLDAKRLLAMVIDECPGGLFIPAHVWTPHFSVLGAASGFNSLEECFEELTPHIHAVETGLSSDPPMNWRVSALDGLTLISNSDAHSPQKIGREANIFDADLSFDAIARAIRTREGFEGTIEFFPEEGKYHYDGHRPCKTRMAPKEALEAGYRCPACGKKVTLGVLNRVEALADRRPGFTPAGAKLFHSFISLKEIIAHTLKAGVRTKKVDKPYFDLLEKLGNELAILMNATFNEIAGAGHPAIARAIERVRAGSVEIEPGYDGEYGKITIAEA
- a CDS encoding MFS transporter codes for the protein MKNRIPGTGKVFYGWIIVFAAALGTCTGFGTIYSFSVFFKSWIDEFESSRAVLSGILSVAFIVYGLSSIAMGWLSDRYGPRKVIATGGSIMAVGCFLTAFCHHTGILYLTWGLAVGIGVGTCYAPTAATVSKWFIHRKGMAMGILVSGLGMGTLVFSPLSEYLIRSFGWRVAIFVVGLIVLTVCIIEALIIRGDPRDMGLAPLTAVHKNGEKGDPHGGAHHLTMPEHSMTVAEALRTRNMWFIFAIHGLWMIGVGIIMAHFVPYATDEGTNVTTAATMMGSVGAMSVAGRLSLGVLTERWGIKRSFIIILSCQCFTMLLPFFGSSQWQLWMFVVVFGFGYGGLASVFPLATVELFGVKAMGSLFGISLLGATIGGSSGPLLAGFSFDITHSYFTAFAVGATSIGISILLAAGIKKKA
- a CDS encoding sulfite exporter TauE/SafE family protein, translated to MDAFFLGLSNGVACIGYCAPVLVPYLIGERSGIIANASIVARFLLGRLAGYLAFSIIAFAFQASLSGSPSARNGLVGSSYIILSVLLVLYGFRQRPDSTLCAARRSDRLLSRAVRLWPPLAPAVLGLLTGLTLCPPFLIAFAAAVDKTSLMGSVVFFMLFFCGTSVFFLPFPLIGSLKRLGILSTVGKLAAGIVGIYYFYAGLVLLLGAIR
- a CDS encoding 4Fe-4S binding protein, translated to MPNRAAAPNEHSESMTNLRAALTALPMMFVTFIILSGGKVPHDARHLFAFFAVFVFINTLFFLMLRTGRTDRWRAILFVVFAAAFVISFISHYVEVRGSMALSESEMLECRTPFCHIVIPMTIIPMALTRTIIFPGTMTGVYAAIASMFIIWIGAALSLGRGFCGWGCFLGGWDDGFSRILKKPLIRNIGEKWHYLSFAVLLAVVLTSAAMLSPTYCEWLCPYKTVTEYVQVTSVKTLLQMIIFLSLFAGLVVILPVLTKRRIQCGLFCPFGAFQSFTNKISPFEVRVDKDLCV
- a CDS encoding (deoxy)nucleoside triphosphate pyrophosphohydrolase; this encodes MILIARRKRAFMGNNWEFPGGKLEDNETLEECLKREIREELGIDIAVGKLISSRKHVLNCQSAIILYAYRAEYVSGEIVLTDHDEIAWVAPEDLQRYAFPDPDWLIVKDILKTP
- a CDS encoding PaaI family thioesterase, encoding MNGRLPAYKKSFFLSPDREDGLQLEIYHEDGIVYSDLSIDNRFEGYAEVLHGGMIFGILDVIIWYAIVMKTRIVAMTRKAEMEFFKPIMCSTPYRAKAQMLTIEERDVLATAWVEDAAGDVYARMNAVFREGKGFEMDAFVDRFDFSTTTPAIREYFLSLLETGNG